A single Ochrobactrum sp. BTU1 DNA region contains:
- a CDS encoding tripartite tricarboxylate transporter TctB family protein has translation MLSRDYRDIVGGILLVALGLAFSWYAAANYELGTLRRMGPGMFPTSLGVVLAGFGLVIAIPAFFRPGVMPEIRVWTPIYVLLGVGAFALTIRPFGLIPAVLSVVVISSFAELRVKPLSLTILSTALCLIAWLVFRVGLGLPVAMFRWPF, from the coding sequence ATGCTGTCCCGAGATTATAGAGATATCGTTGGGGGCATCCTGCTGGTTGCCCTCGGTCTCGCTTTCTCCTGGTATGCGGCTGCAAACTACGAGCTTGGCACGTTGCGGCGCATGGGACCGGGTATGTTCCCGACATCACTTGGCGTTGTACTGGCTGGCTTCGGTCTGGTGATTGCCATACCAGCTTTCTTCCGCCCGGGCGTTATGCCGGAAATTCGTGTCTGGACTCCAATTTATGTTCTGTTGGGTGTCGGTGCTTTCGCGCTCACGATCCGGCCCTTTGGCTTGATCCCGGCAGTGCTGAGCGTTGTCGTAATTTCGTCCTTCGCCGAGTTGCGTGTGAAGCCACTTAGCCTGACAATTCTTTCAACCGCACTTTGCCTTATCGCCTGGCTGGTCTTCCGTGTCGGACTTGGGCTTCCTGTTGCAATGTTCCGGTGGCCGTTCTGA
- a CDS encoding tripartite tricarboxylate transporter permease, with product MDIFSNIAIGLETALTLNNLFYCFLGVFLGTLIGVIPGIGVLSAISMLFPITFYLEPTTALIMLAGIWYGTSYGGNTASILLNIPGTPANAVTCLDGYPMARQGRGGIALLMTTVASFVGGSIGIVLLMLFSPIIAKYALSFGSADYFSLMVLGLVAASTISDGSLAKGLAMVVLGIMFGTVGADIYTGTARFSFGVLELTDAISLIALAMGIFGVSEVIASVRKVNVGDIDPESVKLKAMKPSREDVSRSWFPMLRGSSIGAFFGTLPGTGPSVAAFMAYAVEKRVAKEPERFGKGAIEGIMAPESANNSADQTSFIPTLSLGIPGSPTMALMLGALMIHGIAPGPTLMTDQPSLFWGLIMSFWIGNLLLVILNVPLIGVWVRLLTIPYHLLFPAVLMFICIGTYSVNNSAFEVWLVVFFGFAGYLMRIFNFPAAPLLLGFVLGPLMEEHFRRAMLMSRGSFSTFIDRPISATVLAVTAALLVWGTWSAYRRRNQRVLAAQTHSS from the coding sequence ATGGACATATTCTCCAATATCGCGATTGGCCTGGAAACAGCTCTGACGCTTAACAATCTCTTCTATTGTTTTCTGGGGGTGTTTCTGGGAACTCTGATTGGCGTCATTCCAGGTATCGGGGTGCTTTCAGCCATTTCTATGCTTTTCCCGATCACCTTCTATCTAGAGCCTACCACCGCTCTCATCATGCTGGCAGGCATCTGGTACGGCACCTCTTATGGAGGGAACACAGCCTCCATACTGCTCAATATCCCCGGAACGCCTGCCAATGCTGTCACCTGCCTGGACGGGTATCCGATGGCGCGTCAGGGGCGCGGCGGTATCGCGCTTCTGATGACCACGGTCGCCTCTTTCGTTGGTGGTTCCATTGGTATTGTTTTGCTGATGTTGTTCTCACCCATCATCGCAAAATATGCGTTGAGCTTTGGCTCGGCGGACTATTTCTCGCTAATGGTTCTGGGGCTGGTTGCTGCGTCCACAATATCGGATGGCTCGCTGGCAAAGGGCCTCGCAATGGTTGTTCTCGGCATCATGTTTGGCACAGTCGGTGCTGATATCTACACCGGCACTGCACGCTTTTCGTTTGGCGTACTCGAACTGACCGACGCCATCAGCCTGATTGCGCTTGCCATGGGCATTTTCGGCGTATCCGAAGTGATTGCCAGCGTGCGTAAAGTCAATGTCGGTGACATTGACCCAGAGAGTGTGAAACTCAAGGCCATGAAGCCATCCCGCGAAGACGTAAGCCGGTCATGGTTCCCGATGCTACGGGGATCGTCAATCGGCGCCTTCTTCGGCACATTGCCGGGCACCGGTCCATCAGTGGCGGCTTTCATGGCTTATGCTGTCGAAAAGCGTGTGGCAAAAGAACCGGAGCGCTTCGGCAAAGGTGCAATCGAAGGTATCATGGCGCCGGAGTCTGCCAATAATTCCGCAGATCAGACCTCGTTCATTCCCACGCTTTCACTGGGCATTCCGGGCAGTCCGACCATGGCGCTGATGCTGGGCGCTCTGATGATCCACGGCATTGCGCCAGGCCCTACTCTCATGACCGATCAACCATCTCTGTTCTGGGGTCTGATCATGAGTTTCTGGATCGGCAATCTGTTGCTGGTGATCCTCAATGTTCCCCTGATTGGCGTCTGGGTGAGACTACTAACAATCCCATATCACCTCCTGTTTCCTGCCGTTCTGATGTTCATCTGCATCGGAACCTATTCGGTCAACAACAGTGCCTTTGAAGTTTGGCTAGTGGTGTTCTTTGGCTTTGCCGGATACCTCATGCGTATCTTCAACTTCCCCGCCGCCCCCCTTTTGCTCGGCTTTGTGCTCGGACCGCTCATGGAAGAGCACTTCCGGCGGGCGATGTTGATGTCGCGTGGCTCGTTCTCCACATTCATCGACCGTCCAATCAGTGCCACGGTTCTCGCCGTCACTGCCGCACTACTCGTGTGGGGAACATGGTCAGCTTATCGCCGCCGCAATCAGCGTGTGCTGGCTGCGCAAACTCATAGTTCCTAA